The following coding sequences lie in one Musa acuminata AAA Group cultivar baxijiao chromosome BXJ1-8, Cavendish_Baxijiao_AAA, whole genome shotgun sequence genomic window:
- the LOC135588761 gene encoding arogenate dehydratase/prephenate dehydratase 6, chloroplastic-like produces the protein MSPMAATMLSSAPKHVFSPTIPPPDHQAAPPTAIPKHRPAIRRVFSTALRPTVRSIYLPDSSSASPFHDAVGSSRSDWQTNFAILASKASSYSSSPSSSSKDGAASSESTNGNDGNQYHLVSPPPVNGPNQSSATLDLVPVTNLPRPLSISYLSPAPKHGSRLRVAYQGVPGAYSEAAAGKAYPNCEAIPCDQFEVAFQAVELWIADSAVLPVENSLGGSIHRNYDLLLRHRLHIVGEVQLPVHHCLLALPGVRKEQLTRVISHPQALSQCELTLTEMGLSVVREAFDDTAGAAEYVANNGLRDTAAIASARAAELYGMQVLADGIQDDSGNVTRFVMLARDPIIPRTDRPFKTSIVFAHDREGTSVLFKVLSAFAFRDINLTKIESRPHRHQPLRLVDDANVGTAKHFEYMFYIDFEASMAETRAQNALAEVQEYTSFLRVLGSYPMDMTPWAASSTTNSSSSS, from the coding sequence ATGTCACCAATGGCGGCGACCATGCTTTCTTCTGCGCCAAAGCATGTCTTTAGTCCCACCATCCCGCCGCCGGACCACCAGGCAGCTCCTCCTACAGCGATCCCCAAGCACCGCCCGGCCATCCGGCGTGTCTTCTCTACCGCCCTCCGCCCCACCGTTCGATCCATCTACCTACCggactcctcctccgcctccccctTCCATGACGCTGTCGGCTCCAGCCGCTCAGACTGGCAGACCAACTTCGCCATTCTCGCCAGCAAGGCCTCTTcctactcctcttctccttcatctTCCAGTAAGGACGGCGCCGCTTCCAGTGAATCCACCAATGGCAACGATGGTAACCAGTACCACTTGGTGAGTCCTCCTCCTGTTAACGGCCCGAATCAGAGCTCGGCGACTCTCGACCTGGTGCCGGTGACCAACCTTCCCCGGCCGCTCTCCATCTCCTACCTCTCGCCGGCCCCGAAGCATGGGTCCCGGCTCCGCGTGGCGTACCAGGGCGTCCCGGGGGCATACAGCGAGGCGGCGGCAGGCAAGGCCTACCCCAACTGCGAGGCCATCCCCTGCGACCAGTTCGAGGTGGCCTTCCAGGCGGTGGAGCTCTGGATCGCGGACAGCGCCGTCCTCCCGGTGGAGAACTCCCTCGGCGGCAGTATCCACCGCAACTATGACCTTCTCCTGCGCCATCGGCTCCACATCGTGGGCGAGGTTCAGCTCCCCGTCCACCACTGCCTCCTCGCCCTCCCGGGCGTGCGCAAGGAGCAGCTGACCCGGGTGATTAGCCACCCTCAGGCGCTCTCCCAGTGCGAACTGACGCTGACGGAAATGGGCCTCAGCGTGGTGCGGGAGGCCTTCGACGACACGGCAGGCGCCGCCGAGTACGTGGCCAACAACGGCCTCCGTGACACGGCGGCCATCGCGTCGGCGCGGGCCGCGGAGCTGTACGGGATGCAGGTGCTAGCCGACGGCATCCAGGACGACAGCGGGAACGTGACGCGCTTCGTGATGCTGGCGCGGGATCCCATCATCCCACGCACTGATCGCCCCTTCAAGACCAGCATTGTCTTCGCCCACGACCGGGAAGGCACGTCCGTCCTCTTCAAGGTGCTCTCCGCCTTCGCCTTCCGGGACATCAACCTGACCAAGATCGAGAGCCGGCCGCACCGCCACCAGCCGCTGCGCCTGGTGGACGACGCCAACGTCGGCACCGCCAAGCACTTCGAGTACATGTTCTACATCGATTTCGAGGCGTCCATGGCGGAGACCCGAGCGCAGAACGCCCTCGCGGAGGTCCAGGAGTACACCTCCTTCCTCCGCGTCCTCGGCAGCTACCCCATGGACATGACCCCCTGGGCCGCATCGTCCACCACCAACTCCTCGTCTTCGTCTTGA
- the LOC135588762 gene encoding AP-5 complex subunit mu-like, with translation MPSSSPCSIRALWILSSQDNVAFSRRFPVVEKRWRLACARENERSESVGYSVLPLLPTDPELVSAFSERKRREGSAQGFGIRLAQSTQGSDSWVDDPITRHIISLSIKREGGEEEFMLWPLVLHTKGSYYIIILPFVEPQQFKAYEKLCTRSDCGGSVGEEYSLSSLLYSLPCITGAIMVAHTVGDIITGDVVDPDVVISSSPSVGGLLDSLTGSIGISARAKPVAASVAASSTSGASAVGTIAMDASKSTSRPIDKDALLTFLSSSMPFGTPLDLDFAHVSVIKAHGFSSSDLPPAELKQPAWKPYLHKGKQRMLFMIHETINAAMYDRDEIPDSISITGQVNCRADLEGLPDVSLPLSGLKNASMEIVSFHHCVQVSEHGDDKQALMFSPPLGNFVLMRYQALCGPDPPVKGFYQLSMVSEDEGAFLFKLQLMEGYRAPFSMDFCTVSMPFPRRRVLSFDGNPSTGTVSMTEHSLEWKIVTSGRGITGKSIEATFPGTIKFFSRTIQRGPSLPRSVSRNMVEEDTHSDAEQDTANNTLNIEDNLMEKMNKDLESVDLEEPFCWQAYNYAKVSFKIIGGTLSGMSIDPKSVSIYPALKAPVELSMQASSGEYILWNTLGKCPSAVSPKVY, from the exons ATGCCTTCATCGTCGCCTTGTAGCATCAGAGCCCTTTGGATCCTCAGCTCTCAGGACAACGTCGCCTTCTCCAG GAGATTTCCGGTGGTGGAGAAAAGGTGGCGTTTGGCCTGTGCGAGAGAGAACGAGAGATCAGAGTCTGTTGGGTACAGCGTGCTGCCTCTGCTACCGACGGATCCTGAACTGGTTTCCGCTTTTTctgagaggaagaggag GGAGGGTTCCGCACAAGGATTTGGCATCCGCCTCGCTCAGTCAACTCAAGGATCAGATTCCTGGGTTGATGATCCAATCACACGTCACATTATATCACTCTCCATTAAAAGAGAGGGTGGCGAAGAAGAATTTATGTTATGGCCGTTGGTTTTACATACAAAGGGCAGTTATTATATTATCATTTTGCCTTTTGTTGAGCCTCAACAGTTTAAAGCATATGAGAAATTGTGCACAAGATCTGATTGTGGTGGTTCAGTGGGGGAGGAATACAGCCTCTCGTCCCTTTTATACAGTCTACCATGCATCACAGG AGCAATTATGGTGGCACACACTGTGGGGGACATAATTACTGGTGACGTTGTTGACCCTGATGTGGTCATTAGTTCATCTCCATCCGTAGGAGGGTTGTTGGACTCACTGACTGGTAGTATAGGCATATCAGCCAGGGCAAAACCTGTTGCAGCTTCTGTTGCAGCCTCAAGTACTTCAGGTGCTTCTGCAGTTGGTACTATAGCAATGGATGCTTCCAAAAGCACATCCAGACCAATAGACAAAGATGCATTGCTTACTTTTCTGAGCAGCTCAATGCCCTTTG GAACGCCTCTTGACCTAGACTTTGCACATGTATCTGTAATCAAGGCCCATGGTTTTTCTTCTTCAGATTTGCCACCTGCAGAACTCAAGCAACCAGCCTGGAAGCCATATTTACACAAAGGAAAGCAGCGGATGTTGTTCATGATTCATGAGACGATAAATGCTGCCATGTACGACCGTGATGAAATACCAGATTCTATTTCAATTACAGGTCAAGTAAACTGCAGAGCGGACTTAGAAGGATTGCCTGATGTTTCCTTACCTCTGAGTGGACTGAAGAATGCTAGCATGGAAATAGTTTCATTTCACCATTGTGTACAGGTATCAGAACATGGTGATGATAAACAAGCTCTAATGTTTTCTCCGCCACTCGGGAATTTTGTTTTGATGCGTTATCAGGCCTTATGTGGTCCTGATCCACCAGTAAAAGGCTTTTACCAGTTATCTATGGTCTCTGAGGATGAAGGTGCATTTTTGTTCAAGTTGCAGTTGATGGAGGGTTACAGGGCTCCTTTTTCTATGGACTTTTGTACTGTTTCCATGCCATTTCCACGTAGAAGAGTGCTATCTTTTGATGGGAATCCTTCAACTGGAACAGTTTCAATGACAGAGCATTCCTTGGAATGGAAAATTGTTACAAGTGGCAGGGGTATCACCGGTAAAAGCATTGAGGCAACTTTTCCAGGTACAATAAAATTTTTTTCAAGGACAATCCAGAGGGGTCCTTCACTACCAAGGTCAGTTTCAAGAAATATGGTTGAAGAAGATACTCATAGTGATGCTGAACAGGACACTGCTAATAATACTCTCAACATTGAGGATAATTTGATGGAAAAAATGAATAAGGACTTAGAGTCAGTAGATTTGGAAGAGCCATTTTGTTGGCAAGCATACAATTATGCAAAG GTTTCTTTTAAGATTATTGGAGGCACGCTATCTGGAATGTCAATAGATCCAAAATCG GTAAGCATCTATCCGGCTTTGAAAGCACCAGTTGAACTCTCTATGCAG GCATCCTCCGGAGAGTACATATTGTGGAATACTTTGGGAAAATGCCCTTCTGCTGTTTCTCCTAAAGTTTATTGA
- the LOC135588763 gene encoding uncharacterized protein LOC135588763 translates to MRLASRSLHKGTVMAGNNRKKSYGLLLLLALGAALLSVIVLQKLRERRVLGLLLQDREHELLAFELLLQKERETTKEMKSRLDDLRNKTISLSQQKSELYNKLTETEMMFAELKRTKKEMEATLQDKENQIIQITKQAAASVVADRKASDLSEILKKKEDEIEEMKHKLSEVHQPENITTEDDIVRNVTGPDYTKENEDLQDRSLASTNPGDRKTSEEKTQVGGANEDNSSKGTWVKLETIFENEGLIDESESNDEQIAPEVSQENQLEKIEVSQGSEHSKKQGEIDQEIPPEAEERTKKLNDEETVVAGDNKPKVTEMEEKEQWGPEDDSSGKLKNSRFSNEQKVRTDLKEVTAIDGPKMKHRRHKKTKTRSRRRQVVPKGMELEKSAWEDNRVTPEDESQVIRTETEDLTTDAGSSKGDDKEQANHTNDVSVKMTTSLHENEVPQTMENKERNKEDEIEGSTHITDDNPKSEHAEKGSFSSTNELDGPESLSDSKSQNHESSEYIQQPGGESSTGSEHEGEEKEAVSTDDKLTESEKPQNDDSVKPNDGNPHNDDQEVTVSST, encoded by the exons ATGAGATTGGCATCGAGGTCCCTGCACAAGGGCACCGTGATGGCAGGCAATAACAGGAAGAAGTCCTATGGTCTGCTGCTGCTCCTGGCACTTGGAGCAGCATTGCTGAGCGTCATCGTGCTGCAGAAGTTGAGGGAGAGACGTGTCCTCGGCCTCCTCCTCCAGGACCGAGAGCATGAGCTGCTTGCTTTTGAGCTCCTTTTACAG AAAGAAAGAGAGACTACCAAAGAAATGAAAAGCAGATTGGATGACTTGAGAAACAAAACAATTTCTTTAAGCCAACAAAAATCCGAGCTTTACAACAAGCTCACAGAAACAGAAATGATGTTTGCCGAACTCAAAAGGACAAAAAAAGAGATGGAAGCAACCCTTCAGGACAAGGAGAACCAGATCattcaaataacaaaacaagcaGCAGCATCCGTAGTGGCAGACCGCAAAGCATCTGATCTTTCtgaaattttgaagaaaaaagaagatgaaattgAAGAAATGAAACACAAACTTTCAGAAGTACACCAACCTGAGAACATTACCACAGAAGATGACATTGTTAGGAATGTGACAGGTCCTGATTACACCAAAGAAAATGAAGATCTCCAAGATAGATCATTAGCAAGTACAAATCCTGGTGACAGGAAAACCTCAGAAGAGAAAACACAAGTTGGTGGTGCAAATGAAGACAATTCCAGCAAAGGAACATGGGTGAAGCTTGAGACCATCTTTGAGAATGAAGGCTTGATAGATGAAAGTGAAAGCAATGATGAACAAATTGCACCAGAAGTTTCACAGGAGAATCAGCTGGAAAAGATTGAAGTTTCTCAGGGTAGTGAACACTCAAAAAAGCAGGGAGAAATAGATCAAGAAATTCCACCGGAGGCTGAAGAACGTACCAAGAAACTTAACGATGAAGAGACTGTGGTTGCTGGTGATAACAAACCTAAGGTAACAGAAATGGAGGAAAAAGAACAATGGGGTCCTGAAGATGATAGCTCAGGAAAACTAAAGAACTCTCGGTTCAGCAATGAACAAAAGGTAAGAACAGATCTCAAAGAGGTTACTGCCATTGATGGCCCCAAAATGAAACATCGACGTCATAAAAAGACAAAAACAAGAAGTAGAAGACGACAAGTAGTTCCAAAAGGAATGGAACTAGAGAAGTCTGCTTGGGAGGACAATAGGGTTACACCAGAAGATGAAAGTCAGGTAATAAGAACCGAAACAGAAGATTTGACAACAGATGCTGGAAGCAGCAAAGGTGATGATAAAGAACAAGCAAACCATACAAATGATGTAAGTGTCAAAATGACCACAAGTCTTCATGAGAATGAGGTTCCTCAAACTATGGAAAACAAGGAAAGAAATAAGGAAGATGAAATTGAAGGAAGCACACATATTACTGATGATAATCCCAAATCAGAACATGCAGAAAAAGGGTCATTTTCCAGCACCAACGAACTAGATGGTCCAGAAAGCCTTTCAGATAGCAAATCACAAAATCATGAGAGCAGTGAATATATTCAGCAACCTGGAGGAGAGAGTTCTACTGGAAGTGAACACGAGGGGGAAGAAAAGGAAGCAGTCTCAACAGATGACAAACTGACAGAATCTGAGAAGCCTCAAAATGATGACTCGGTGAAACCAAATGACGGTAATCCTCACAATGACGACCAAGAAGTAACGGTTAGTTCAACATAA
- the LOC135588766 gene encoding vesicle-associated protein 4-2-like translates to MAVENGRVGAAVEGKGWGLCRMPFFGGGGAGGSSSLNSSSAYSLTQQQHRPTGQGQPEARRRGSGGSSVSSVAKALLPTRRRLRLDPTTKIYFPYEPGKQVRSAVKIKNTSKSHVAFKFQTTAPKSCFMRPPGGILSPGESIIATVFKFVEPPENNEKPLEQKCKVKFKIVSLKVEGPMEYVPELFDEQKDHVAVEQILRVVFLDPERPSPQLEKLKRQLAEADAALEARKKPPEDTGPRIVGEGLVIDEWKERRERYLARQQVEGVDSV, encoded by the exons ATGGCGGTAGAGAATGGAAGGGTCGGGGCGGCCGTCGAGGGGAAGGGGTGGGGCCTCTGTCGGATGCCCTTCTTCGGCGGCGGCGGGGCCGGAGGTTCCTCGTCGTTGAACTCTTCCTCGGCTTATAGCTTGACGCAGCAGCAGCACCGACCGACGGGGCAGGGCCAGCCGGAGGCTCGGCGGCGCGGCTCCGGCGGCAGTTCCGTGTCGTCGGTGGCCAAGGCGCTGCTGCCCACCCGGCGCCGCCTCCGTCTAGATCCAACCACTAAGATCTACTTTCCAT atgaacCTGGCAAGCAGGTCAGgagtgcagttaagataaagaacaCCAGCAAGTCTCATGTGGCATTTAAG TTTCAAACAACTGCACCAAAGAGTTGTTTTATGCGGCCTCCTGGAGGTATACTTTCTCCTGGCGAGAGTATCATTGCTACAG TTTTCAAGTTTGTTGAGCCtccagagaataacgagaaaccaCTGGAGCAAAAGTGCAAGGTTAAATTTAAGATTGTCAGTCTAAAGGTGGAAGGACCTATGGAATATGTTCCAGAATTG TTTGATGAGCAGAAAGACCACGTTGCAGTGGAGCAGATTCTGCGGGTTGTGTTCTTAGACCCTGAACGACCAAGTCCT CAATTGGAGAAGTTGAAGCGACAGCTAGCAGAGGCTGATGCAGCTTTAGAGGCACGTAAGAAACCTCCTGAAGATACAGGGCCTCGGATTGTTGGAGAGGGGCTCGTCATAGATGAATGG AAAGAACGAAGAGAAAGATATCTGGCTCGCCAGCAGGTTGAAGGGGTTGATTCAGTGTAA